The following are encoded together in the Brassica napus cultivar Da-Ae chromosome A9, Da-Ae, whole genome shotgun sequence genome:
- the LOC106451580 gene encoding chromatin-remodeling ATPase INO80: MDPSRRQFRDSRYANLFDLEPLMNFRIPRHEDESDYYGSSSQDETRGNQGGVVANYGNGVRRGMSSGTKKRKRWIEADDDVEDGDDHYSQHVTEEHYRAMLGEHMQRFKSRSKETRGNHTPLLGVPVRKSNVGANRGRNDHHRRFYDVDTLSNYAADPIPQRRGSHRESNVTPKIAYEPSYLDIGEGVVYKIPPSYDKLVASLNLPSFSDIHVDDFYLKGALDLRSLAELMARDKRSGARSRNGMGEPRPQYDSLQARVKALSASSSSPNFSLKVSEDAMNSVIPEGAAGTTARTILSEGGVLQVHYVKVLEKGDTYEIVQRSLPKKLKVKNDPAVIEKTERDKIRKAWINIVRRDIPKHHRVFTTFHRKQSIDAKRFADGCQREVKMKVARSFKLPRSAPIRTRKISRDMLLFWKRFDKQMAEERKKQEKEAAEALKREQELREAQRQQQRLNFLIKQTELYSHFMQNKTDAMPSESLPIGDENLVDEALQEPSAAKLSEMEDPEDAKMKEDALNAAREAVSKQRKITDAFDTEYMKLQKTSDMEGPPIDVSVSGSGNIDLHNPSTMPVTSTVQTPEMFKGTLKEYQMKGLQWLVNCYEQGLNGILADEMGLGKTIQAMAFLAHLAEEKNIWGPFLVVAPASVLNNWADEISRFCPDLKTLPYWGGLQERTILRKNINPKRMYRRDAGFHILITSYQLLVTDEKYFRRVKWQYMVLDEAQAIKSSTSIRWKTLLSFNCRNRLLLTGTPIQNNMAELWALLHFIMPMVFDSHEQFNEWFSKGIENHAEHGGTLNEHQLNRLHAILKPFMLRRVKKDVVSELTTKTEVTVHCKLSSRQQAFYQAIKNKISLAELFDSNRGHFNDKKILNLMNIVIQLRKVCNHPELFERNEGSSYLYFGVMSNSLLPPPFGELEDVHYSGGHNPITYEIPKLLQNEMLQNSETFCSSIGKGLSRESFLKNFNIFSPEYIHRSTLPSDSSSVNQAVSGSGAFAFSRLMDLSPSEVGYLALCSVMERLLFSILKWERQFLDEIVDSFMESMDDDLDGDNMNTAQTRAVTRMLLMPSKVETSLLKGRVGTGPTCHSIESLVISHQDRLLSSIKLLHSAYTFIPKARAPPISVHCSDRNSAYRITEEMHQPWLKRLLIGFARTSEANGPRKPSSVPHPLIQEIDSELPVVQPALQLTHRIFGSCPPMQSFDPAKLLTDSGKLQTLDILLKRLRAGNHRVLLFAQMTKMLNILEDYMNYRKYKYLRLDGSSTIMDRRDMVRDFQQRNDIFVFLLSTRAGGLGINLTAADTVIFYESDWNPTLDLQAMDRAHRLGQTKDVTVYRLICKETVEEKILHRASQKNTVQQLVMTGGHVQGDDVFGTADVVSLLMDDAEAAQLEQKFRELPLQVKDRQKKKQPMKRIRIDAEGDATLEELDDATERQDNGQEPSQEPETTKPSNKKRKAAPTPKSRVPQKAKEEENGEGDDTLQPQRTKRVKRQTKSVNESLEPVFSASVTPTNGEFNPSSSNVDAD; this comes from the exons GTGGGGTAGTAGCAAACTACGGCAACGGTGTTAGACGGGGGATGAGTTCTGGTACTAAGAAGAGAAAGCGGTGGATAGAAGCTGATGATGATGTAGAGGATGGTGATGATCACTACAGTCAACATGTTACTGAGGAGCATTACAGAGCAATGCTTGGGGAGCATATGCAAAGATTCAAAAGTAGGTCCAAGGAGACTCGAGGGAATCACACTCCTCTGTTGGGTGTCCCGGTGCGTAAGAGCAATGTGGGCGCTAACAGAGGTAGGAACGATCACCATAGGAGATTCTATGACGTGGATACCTTGTCGAATTATGCTGCTGATCCGATCCCTCAAAGGCGAGGAAGCCATCGTGAATCCAATGTTACCCCCAA AATAGCGTATGAACCTTCGTATTTGGATATTGGGGAAGGTGTTGTCTACAAAATCCCTCCAAGTTATGACAAGCTGGTGGCGTCATTGAACTTACCAAGCTTTTCAGACATTCATGTGGACGATTTTTACTTGAAAGGAGCTCTGGATCTGAGATCATTAGCTGAACTGATGGCTAGGGACAAAAGGTCTGGAGCTAGAAGCCGTAATGGAATGGGTGAGCCTCGGCCTCAGTATGACTCTCTTCAAGCTAGAGTGAAGGCCTTGTCAGCTTCAAGCTCCAGCCCTAACTTCAGCCTCAAGGTGTCAGAAGATGCAATGAATTCTGTTATCCCAGAAGGAGCTGCTGGAACTACTGCACGGACAATCCTATCAGAGGGTGGTGTTTTACAGGTTCATTACGTCAAGGTTCTAGAGAAGGGGGATACATATGAG ATTGTTCAACGAAGTCTACCAAAGAAGCTGAAGGTGAAGAATGATCCTGCAGTAATTGAAAAAACCGAAAGGGACAAGATTAGGAAAGCTTGGATCAACATTGTCAGAAGAGATATACCAAAACACCATAGAGTTTTCACTACTTTTCATCGGAAACAATCAATTGATGCCAAGAGATTTGCAGATGGTTGCCAACGGGAG GTGAAAATGAAAGTGGCCAGGTCATTCAAACTGCCAAGGAGTGCACCAATTCGCACCAGAAAGATATCCAGAGACATGCTGCTATTCTGGAAGCGGTTTGACAAGCAGATG GCAGAAGAGaggaaaaaacaagaaaaagaagcGGCAGAGGCATTAAAACGTGAACAGGAGCTTCGAGAGGCACAAAGGCAGCAACAGAGGCTCAATTTTCTTATTAAACAGACTGAACTTTACAGTCACTTCATGCAAAACAAAACCGATGCAATGCCTTCCGAATCCCTGCCGATAGGAGATGAAAATCTGGTTGACGAAGCTCTCCAAGAACCTTCAGCAGCAAAACTTTCTGAGATGGAGGATCCTGAAGATGCTAAAATGAAGGAAGATGCCCTGAACGCTGCCCGAGAGGCAGTGTCTAAGCAGAGAAAAATAACAGATGCATTTGACACTGAATATATGAAGCTACAGAAAACTTCTGACATGGAAGGACCACCAATTGATGTCTCAGTCTCGGGCTCGGGCAATATAGACTTACATAACCC ATCTACAATGCCTGTTACATCAACAGTTCAGACTCCAGAAATGTTTAAAGGAACTCTAAAAGAATACCAAATGAAAGGTCTTCAGTGGCTAGTGAATTGTTATGAGCAG GGTTTGAATGGCATTCTTGCTGATGAAATGGGCTTGGGTAAGACTATTCAAGCCATGGCGTTCTTGGCACATCTGGCTGAG GAAAAAAACATTTGGGGTCCATTTTTGGTTGTTGCCCCTGCTTCTGTTCTTAACAATTGGGCTGATGAGATTAGTCGTTTCTGTCCTGACTTGAAAACTCTTCCGTATTGGGGAGGATTACAAGAACGGACAATTTTAAGAAAGAATATTAATCCCAAGCGTATGTACCGAAG GGATGctggttttcatattttaattaccAGCTATCAGCTATTAGTAACCGATGAAAAGTATTTTCGTCGGGTGAAGTGGCAGTATATGGTGCTAGATGAGGCCCAAGCAATCAAAAGTTCCACAAG TATAAGATGGAAGACCCTTCTTAGTTTCAACTGTCGGAACCGATTGCTTCTGACTGGAACTCCAATTCAGAATAACATGGCGGAGTTATGGGCCTTGCTGCACTTCATCATGCCAATGGTTTTTGACAGCCATGAACAATTTAATGAGTGGTTCTCAAAAGG AATCGAGAATCATGCTGAACATGGAGGCACTTTAAACGAGCACCAGCTTAACAGACTG CATGCAATATTAAAGCCATTCATGCTCCGACGTGTCAAAAAGGATGTGGTTTCTGAGCTAACTACAAAGACGGAAGTGACAGTACACTGCAAGCTCAGTTCTCGACAACAAGCTTTCTATCAGGCTATCAAGAACAAAATTTCTCTTGCTGAGTTGTTTGACAGCAACCGTGGGCATTTTAATgataagaaaatattgaatttgatGAACATCGTCATTCAACTTAGGAAG GTTTGCAACCATCCAGAGTTGTTCGAAAGGAATGAAGGGAGCTCGTATCTCTACTTTGGAGTGATGTCCAATTCCCTTTTGCCCCCTCCATTTGGTGAGCTGGAGGATGTACACTATTCTGGTGGTCATAATCCCATAACATACGAG ATACCTAAACTTCTACAGAATGAAATGCTCCAAAATTCTGAAACATTTTGTTCTTCTATTGGGAAGGGCTTATCAAGAGAATCCTTTCTGaagaattttaatatattttcaccaGAGTATATTCATAGGTCAACACTCCCATCTGATAGTAGTAGCGTAAATCAAGCAGTTAGCGGAAGTGGAGCATTTGCCTTTTCGCGCTTGATGGATTTATCACCATCAGAAGTTGGATATCTGGCTCTGTGTTCCGTCATGGAAAGGCTATTATTCTCTATACTGAAATGGGAACGGCAATTCTTGGATGAAATAGTAGACTCTTTTATGGAATCCATGGACGATGATCTTGATGGAGATAACATGAATACTGCTCAAACCAGAGCTGTCACAAGAATGTTGTTGATGCCATCAAAAGTTGAAACGAGTTTGCTGAAAGGGAGAGTAGGCACAGGGCCTACCTGTCACTCAATTGAATCTCTAGTGATCTCTCATCAGGATAGGCTACTTTCAAGCATCAAGCTCCTACATTCTGCATATACTTTTATCCCCAAAGCCAGAGCTCCGCCG ATAAGCGTTCATTGCTCGGACAGAAACTCTGCATACAGAATTACAGAGGAAATGCATCAACCATGGCTTAAGAGACTATTAATCGGATTTGCACGAACGTCAGAAGCTAATGGTCCCAGGAAGCCGAGCAGCGTTCCACATCCTTTAATCCAAGAAATTGATTCAGAACTTCCAGTTGTGCAACCTGCGCTTCAACTGACGCACAGAATATTTGGTTCTTGCCCTCCAATGCAAAGTTTTGACCCTGCAAAGTTGCTCACG GACTCTGGGAAGCTGCAGACACTTGATATACTATTGAAGCGGCTTCGAGCTGGAAATCACAGGGTGCTCCTCTTTGCACAAATGACAAAAATGCTGAATATTCTCGAG GATTACATGAACTATAGAAAGTACAAGTACCTCAGGCTTGATGGATCCTCCACCATCATGGATCGCCGAGATATGGTTAGGGATTTTCAGCAGAG GAACGACATTTTTGTGTTCTTGCTGAGCACCAGAGCTGGAGGACTTGGTATCAACTTGACGGCTGCTGACACAGTCATTTTCTATGAAAGTGATTGGAATCCCACCTTGGATTTACAAGCTATGGACAGAGCTCATCGTCTTGGTCAGACAAAAGAT GTTACTGTTTATCGGCTCATCTGCAAGGAGACGGTGGAAGAGAAAATTTTGCACAGGGCAAGTCAGAAGAATACTGTTCAACAGCTTGTAATGACAGGAGGTCATGTTCAGGGTGATGATGTTTTTGGAACTGCGGATGTGGTATCTTTGCTTATGGATGATGCAGAGGCAGCACAACTGGAGCAGAAATTCAGAGAACTACCATTACAG GTAAAGGACAGGCAGAAGAAAAAACAGCCAATGAAACGAATCAGAATAGATGCTGAAGGGGATGCAACTTTGGAAGAGTTGGATGATGCTACTGAACGACAGGATAACGGGCAGGAACCTTCCCAAGAACCGGAAACGACAAAACCCAGTAACAAAAAG AGGAAAGCTGCGCCAACTCCGAAATCTAGAGTTCCTCAGAAAGCCAAGGAAGAAGAGAATGGTGAAGGAGATGATACTCTTCAGCCTCAGAGAACAAAAAGGGTAAAGAGACAGACAAAGAGCGTAAACGAGTCTCTTGAACCTGTCTTCTCTGCATCAGTTACTCCAACAAATGGAGAATTCAACCCAAGTAGCTCTAATGTAGATGCGGACTAA
- the LOC106451579 gene encoding putative calcium-transporting ATPase 11, plasma membrane-type: MSNLLKDFEVDAKNPSLEARQRWRSSVSIVKNRARRFRMISNLETLAENDKKRCQIQEKIRVAFYVQKAALQFIDAGARTEYKLTDEVKQAGFYVEADELASMVRNHDTKSLKHSGGAEGIAQKVSVSVAEGVRSSELHIREKIYGANRYAEKPARSFFTFVWEALQDVTLIILMVCAVVSIGVGVATEGFPKGMYDGTGILLSIILVVMVTAISDYRQSLQFRDLDREKKKINIQVTRDGNRQEVSIDDLVVGDVVHLSIGDRVPADGIFISGYNLEIDESSLSGESEPSHVNKEKPFLLSGTKVQNGSAKMLVTTVGMRTEWGKLMETLSEGGEDETPLQVKLNGVATIIGKIGLGFAVLTFVVLCIRFVIDKATSGSITQWSSEDALALLDYFAIAVTIIVVAVPEGLPLAVTLSLAFAMKQLMRDRALVRHLSACETMGSSTCICTDKTGTLTTNHMVVNKVWICENVKERQEETFQLNLSEQVKNLLIQAIFQNTGSEVVKDKEGKTQILGSPTERAILEFGLLLGGDVETQRREHKILKIEPFNSDKKKMSVLTSHSGGSVRAFCKGASEIVLKMCEKVVDSNGESVPLSEEKIAKISEVIEEFASEALRTLCLVYTDLDQAPSGDLPDGGYTLVAVVGIKDPVRPGVREAVQTCQNAGITVRMVTGDNLSTAKAIAKECGILTAGGVAIEGSTFRNMPPHEMRAILPKIQVMARSLPLDKHTLVNNLRKIGEVVAVTGDGTNDAPALHESDIGLAMGIAGTEVAKENADVIIMDDNFATIVNVARWGRAVYINIQKFVQFQLTVNVVALIINFVSACITGSAPLTAVQLLWVNMIMDTLGALALATEPPNEGLMKRQPIGRTASFITRAMWRNIIGQSIYQLIVLGILNFSGKQILNLEGPDSTAVLNTIIFNSFVFCQVFNEVNSREIEKINVFKGMFNSWVFVAVMTATVGFQVIIVEFLGAFASTVPLSWQHWLLCIVIGAISMILAVGLKCIPVESNSHHDGYELLPSGPSDSA, from the exons ATGTCTAATCTCCTCAAGGATTTCGAGGTGGACGCGAAGAATCCGTCGCTGGAGGCTCGGCAGCGATGGAGATCCTCCGTATCCATCGTGAAAAACCGAGCTCGTCGTTTCCGTATGATCAGCAATCTCGAAACGCTAGCTGAGAACGATAAGAAGAGATGCCAGATCCAG GAAAAGATACGGGTTGCCTTCTATGTTCAAAAGGCAGCTCTTCAGTTTATTGATG CTGGTGCACGGACAGAATATAAACTCACTGATGAGGTCAAACAAGCTGGATTTTATGTTGAAGCAGATGAACTTGCTTCTATGGTTCGCAATCATGACACAAAGAGTCTGAAGCACAGTGGAGGAGCTGAGGGAATTGCTCAGAAAGTGTCTGTTTCTGTCGCTGAAGGTGTCCGTTCTAGTGAACTACACATCAGAGAAAAAATCTATGGAGCAAATCGATACGCCGAGAAACCAGCCAGATCATTTTTTACGTTTGTCTGGGAAGCGCTTCAAGATGTTACGCTTATCATCCTTATGGTCTGCGCTGTAGTGTCGATAGGAGTGGGAGTTGCCACGGAAGGGTTTCCAAAGGGAATGTATGATGGGACAGGGATCTTGCTAAGTATAATCTTGGTGGTCATGGTTACTGCTATCAGTGACTACAGGCAATCTCTGCAGTTCAGAGATTTggatagagagaagaagaagattaataTCCAAGTTACTAGAGATGGGAATAGACAAGAGGTCTCCATTGATGACTTGGTTGTTGGAGATGTGGTTCATCTATCTATTGGGGATCGAGTTCCAGCTGATGGGATTTTTATATCCGGATACAATCTTGAGATAGACGAGTCAAGTTTATCGGGAGAGAGTGAACCATCACACGTGAATAAAGAGAAGCCATTTCTGCTCTCTGGAACCAAAGTCCAAAACGGCTCTGCAAAGATGCTGGTGACCACCGTTGGTATGAGGACTGAGTGGGGAAAGTTGATGGAAACTCTAAGTGAAGGCGGGGAGGATGAGACCCCTCTGCAGGTGAAGCTAAACGGAGTTGCTACAATCATAGGTAAGATTGGTTTAGGATTTGCAGTGCTGACGTTTGTGGTGTTGTGCATAAGGTTCGTTATAGACAAAGCCACTTCTGGCAGTATCACCCAGTGGTCTTCTGAAGATGCACTGGCACTGCTTGACTACTTTGCCATTGCTGTAACCATCATAGTCGTTGCTGTACCTGAAGGCTTACCTTTGGCTGTGACCTTAAGTCTTGCATTTGCTATGAAGCAGTTGATGAGGGACAGGGCACTTGTGAGGCATCTGTCTGCTTGTGAGACGATGGGTTCTTCTACCTGCATTTGCACGGATAAGACAGGGACTTTAACCACTAATCACATGGTAGTCAACAAAGTTTGGATATGTGAAAATGTCAAGGAGAGGCAGGAGGAAACCTTCCAGTTGAACCTATCTGAACAAGTTAAGAATCTCCTTATCCAGGCCATATTTCAGAACACAGGTTCTGAAGTCGTAAAGGACAAGGAAGGTAAAACTCAGATCCTGGGATCACCTACTGAAAGGGCTATACTGGAATTTGGTTTGCTTTTGGGTGGTGACGTTGAGACGCAACGCCGAGAACATAAGATACTTAAGATCGAGCCTTTCAACTCAGACAAGAAGAAAATGTCAGTTCTTACCTCTCATTCTGGTGGCAGTGTACGCGCTTTCTGCAAAGGTGCATCTGAAATTGTCTTAAAGATGTGCGAGAAGGTTGTGGATTCAAACGGAGAGTCTGTTCCGTTATCTGAAGAGAAGATTGCGAAAATCTCTGAAGTCATAGAAGAATTTGCTTCAGAGGCTCTGAGGACTCTCTGCTTGGTTTACACAGATCTTGATCAAGCTCCAAGTGGGGATCTTCCTGATGGTGGCTATACATTGGTTGCGGTTGTTGGAATCAAGGATCCAGTTCGTCCAGGTGTCAGAGAAGCCGTTCAAACTTGTCAAAATGCTGGAATCACTGTTCGTATGGTCACTGGTGACAACTTAAGCACGGCCAAAGCTATTGCAAAGGAATGTGGAATTCTTACAGCAGGAGGTGTAGCTATAGAAGGTTCAACATTCCGTAATATGCCCCCACATGAAATGAGAGCCATTTTACCCAAAATCCAG GTGATGGCTCGGTCTTTGCCATTGGACAAACATACACTAGTCAACAATTTGAGGAAAATTGGAGAGGTAGTTGCAGTGACTGGAGATGGAACAAATGATGCTCCTGCATTGCATGAGTCTGACATTGGACTTGCCATGGGAATAGCTGGTACAGAG GTTGCGAAAGAGAATGCTGATGTAATCATAATGGACGACAACTTTGCAACGATAGTGAATGTGGCGAGATGGGGACGTGCTGTGTATATCAACATCCAGAAATTCGTTCAGTTCCAGCTAACTGTTAACGTTGTTGCTCTGATCATCAACTTTGTATCTGCTTGCATCACAG GATCTGCACCACTCACCGCAGTGCAGTTGCTTTGGGTCAACATGATCATGGACACACTCGGTGCATTAGCTTTAGCAACTGAACCTCCCAACGAAGGTTTAATGAAGCGTCAACCAATCGGTAGAACCGCAAGCTTCATCACCAGAGCCATGTGGAGAAACATCATTGGTCAAAGCATCTATCAGCTAATCGTCCTCGGCATCCTTAACTTTTCTGGAAAACAAATCCTCAACCTCGAGGGTCCAGATTCAACAGCTGTTCTCAACACCATCATCTTCAACTCCTTTGTCTTTTGCCAG GTGTTTAACGAGGTAAACAGCCGAGAGATAGAGAAGATAAACGTGTTTAAAGGAATGTTCAACAGCTGGGTGTTTGTTGCTGTGATGACTGCAACAGTTGGATTCCAAGTGATCATTGTTGAGTTCCTTGGAGCATTTGCAAGCACTGTTCCTTTGAGCTGGCAACATTGGCTTCTCTGCATTGTGATTGGAGCCATAAGCATGATTCTAGCCGTTGGTCTTAAATGCATACCGGTTGAATCAAATAGTCATCACGATGGATATGAGCTGCTTCCTTCTGGTCCATCTGACTCCGCTTGA